A single Marinitoga aeolica DNA region contains:
- a CDS encoding tetratricopeptide repeat protein translates to MKRFFVFISLIITILSFSMTIDDIRNLSKMPNTLNQSWGEFVKFIAENPNNPSIGILGEILSAKKYFYENYKNAPFFEPLIQENFNKFCNSLGLYNSTLSENETQLILKIFPQIPLVVKRTLETGIIELNSYKYLYKLNGLEKYVSPFSYQGFLQIFVDKSIKSPVFLDKDMENFVTKFVPKSKINEINTILNNSTYFLDENNYLGAYKLLDFLKRLGIINTEELQTYSLLKKYFDLKTEIGELSSNIYIIEPEKLESFTLNILNITDQTLNLGIEKGTLYTLLAGIIKTINIRIESSNKIIFKSVPAKLTTLIDKSPEPLKEELLKLKNTIFESSLKSNSKNNQSSSSKSTTSNNIATTQKNSKNNNLIFYIIGLLIFSILIIFFIPYFVPTRKSVEFYMNLKLYKPALKLTEKILVKDPDDYKTYILMARILEELNEVEQAMMAYKTAHKKRQSQDLK, encoded by the coding sequence ATGAAAAGATTTTTTGTTTTCATTAGTTTAATAATCACTATTCTGTCATTTTCAATGACTATAGATGATATTAGAAACCTTTCAAAAATGCCAAATACATTAAACCAATCATGGGGTGAGTTTGTAAAGTTTATTGCTGAAAACCCTAATAATCCTTCTATTGGTATTTTAGGTGAAATTCTATCTGCAAAAAAGTATTTTTATGAAAATTATAAAAATGCACCCTTTTTTGAACCATTAATTCAGGAAAATTTTAATAAATTTTGTAATTCTCTTGGATTATATAATAGCACTTTAAGTGAGAACGAAACTCAATTAATTCTTAAAATTTTTCCTCAAATTCCTTTAGTTGTAAAAAGAACACTTGAAACTGGAATTATTGAATTAAACTCATATAAATACCTTTATAAACTAAATGGTCTGGAGAAATATGTATCCCCTTTTTCATATCAAGGATTTTTGCAAATATTTGTAGACAAATCTATTAAATCACCTGTGTTCCTGGATAAAGATATGGAAAATTTTGTTACTAAGTTTGTACCAAAATCAAAAATTAATGAAATTAATACCATTTTAAACAATTCCACTTATTTTTTAGATGAAAACAACTATCTTGGGGCATATAAACTTTTAGATTTTTTAAAACGTCTAGGAATTATTAATACAGAGGAATTACAAACTTATTCTTTATTAAAAAAATATTTTGATCTTAAAACAGAAATCGGAGAACTTTCTTCAAATATATATATAATCGAACCAGAAAAATTAGAAAGCTTTACATTAAATATCTTGAATATTACTGACCAAACATTAAATTTAGGTATAGAAAAAGGTACTTTATATACTCTACTTGCAGGTATAATAAAAACTATTAATATTAGAATTGAAAGTTCTAATAAAATCATATTTAAAAGTGTACCAGCCAAACTTACAACTTTAATAGACAAATCACCTGAACCATTAAAAGAAGAATTATTAAAACTGAAAAATACCATTTTCGAATCATCTTTAAAATCAAATTCCAAAAATAATCAAAGCAGTTCATCAAAAAGTACAACATCAAATAATATTGCTACAACACAAAAAAATTCAAAAAATAATAATTTGATATTTTATATTATAGGGTTACTGATTTTTTCAATATTAATTATATTCTTTATTCCTTATTTTGTTCCTACTCGTAAAAGTGTAGAATTTTATATGAATTTAAAACTGTATAAACCTGCATTAAAACTAACAGAAAAGATTTTGGTTAAAGATCCAGATGATTATAAGACATATATCTTAATGGCACGTATTTTAGAAGAATTAAATGAAGTTGAACAAGCTATGATGGCATATAAAACGGCACATAAAAAAAGACAATCTCAGGATTTAAAATGA
- a CDS encoding AI-2E family transporter — MKLSPNLKGALFSALYFLLFISITFISRDVFTIIIFTIGFVLAINLIAKGLNKLKIPMKIATIFSLISSLFFLYLLLVLLIPTVIREISNFVVFLNDFFQKGSWKILLKNQPENIVNNIENFMNSLQPKLIEMLSNFIELIPSYGQKAFTFLFFLTIGSIYLSFYFEQFKEKLQYLYPKSLRNSAKIFYDESFNQIEHYVVATLFASAFVGVSAFLAMSFLGIKYQLLLSFWAAVTNFIPVIGVVLEFIPMIVVGISSGLTTMLLFLLIMSIIHGIAFIIFISIMKDYGRINPVITIFSLLILGSIISLTGALIAVPTAMIIKVFWQIYIKPELERS; from the coding sequence ATGAAATTAAGCCCTAATTTAAAAGGCGCTTTATTTTCCGCTTTATATTTTTTACTTTTCATAAGTATTACTTTCATTTCACGAGATGTCTTTACTATAATTATATTCACAATAGGATTTGTCTTAGCAATTAATTTAATCGCTAAAGGATTAAACAAACTAAAAATCCCAATGAAAATTGCTACTATATTTTCTTTAATTAGTTCATTATTTTTCTTATACTTATTATTAGTATTATTAATACCAACTGTAATAAGAGAAATCAGCAATTTCGTTGTTTTCCTTAATGATTTCTTCCAAAAAGGCTCATGGAAAATTTTGTTGAAAAATCAACCTGAGAATATTGTTAATAATATAGAAAATTTTATGAATTCACTACAACCTAAATTAATAGAAATGCTTTCTAATTTTATTGAGTTAATTCCATCATATGGACAAAAAGCTTTCACCTTTTTATTCTTTTTAACAATTGGGTCTATTTATTTGAGTTTTTACTTTGAACAATTTAAAGAGAAATTACAATATTTGTATCCTAAATCTTTACGTAATTCGGCAAAGATCTTTTATGATGAATCTTTTAATCAAATAGAACATTATGTCGTTGCAACATTATTTGCTTCAGCATTTGTTGGAGTTTCTGCCTTTTTAGCTATGTCTTTTTTAGGAATAAAATATCAGTTGTTGTTGAGTTTTTGGGCTGCTGTCACTAATTTTATTCCAGTAATTGGTGTTGTTCTTGAATTTATTCCTATGATTGTAGTAGGAATTTCGAGCGGGTTGACCACAATGCTTCTTTTTTTACTTATTATGTCTATAATACATGGAATAGCTTTTATTATATTTATATCAATAATGAAAGATTATGGAAGAATTAACCCTGTAATTACTATATTTTCTCTTTTAATTCTTGGCTCTATTATAAGTTTAACTGGTGCATTAATTGCTGTTCCAACTGCAATGATTATAAAAGTATTCTGGCAAATATATATAAAACCAGAACTTGAGAGGAGTTAA
- a CDS encoding asparaginase, with the protein MGKIAIITTGGTIAMVHDPLLGVIPSEERNKHLNDIPELRNIAETELIEFTNIPSPHMTPKIMFELSKFVKKVISRDDIDGVVITHGTDTLEETAYFLELVLNEKKPIVLTAAMRNWNEPSTDGPANLISSVRVASSKKAINKGVLVCLNDEIHSAREVTKTYTSNVATFDSPGYGPLGIVDEDAIIFYRESLLRMHIDAADVEDKVALIKTYTGDDGSILGVLPDLGFKGVVVEGFGRGNVPPKVADKIEWLVKEKKLPVIVVSRCFKGRVLGVYGYHGGGADLKNKGAILGNEVSGQKARIKLTVALGVTNKIDELRKYFEFNGVD; encoded by the coding sequence ATGGGAAAGATAGCAATCATCACAACAGGCGGCACTATAGCAATGGTTCACGATCCTTTACTTGGTGTTATCCCTTCTGAGGAGCGAAACAAACATTTAAACGATATTCCAGAATTACGAAATATTGCAGAAACTGAATTAATTGAATTTACCAATATTCCAAGCCCACATATGACTCCAAAAATTATGTTTGAACTTTCAAAATTTGTTAAAAAAGTTATTTCAAGAGATGATATCGATGGTGTTGTAATTACACATGGAACCGATACTTTAGAAGAAACTGCATATTTTCTAGAACTTGTTTTAAATGAAAAAAAACCTATTGTTCTAACTGCAGCTATGAGAAATTGGAATGAACCAAGCACTGATGGCCCTGCTAATTTAATTTCATCCGTAAGGGTTGCGTCTTCTAAAAAAGCTATTAATAAAGGTGTTCTCGTGTGTTTAAATGATGAAATTCATTCAGCTAGAGAAGTTACCAAAACATATACAAGTAATGTTGCTACTTTTGACTCCCCTGGATATGGACCATTGGGTATTGTTGACGAAGATGCTATAATATTTTATAGGGAATCACTGTTAAGAATGCACATTGATGCAGCAGATGTTGAAGATAAAGTTGCTCTAATAAAGACGTATACTGGTGATGATGGTTCTATCTTGGGTGTTCTGCCAGATTTAGGATTTAAAGGTGTCGTTGTTGAAGGTTTTGGACGTGGAAATGTTCCACCAAAGGTTGCTGATAAAATTGAATGGCTTGTTAAAGAGAAAAAATTACCTGTTATTGTTGTTTCAAGATGCTTTAAGGGAAGAGTTTTAGGTGTATATGGTTATCATGGTGGTGGAGCTGATCTAAAAAACAAAGGGGCTATTCTTGGAAATGAAGTTTCAGGGCAAAAGGCAAGAATCAAGTTAACTGTAGCTTTAGGAGTTACAAATAAAATTGATGAGTTAAGAAAATATTTTGAATTTAATGGAGTTGATTAA
- a CDS encoding transcription antitermination factor NusB: MVRKDAYLLLREFDKKHYIPQKSFEYFNEIYSNQDMALLKNLVWGTIRNLVKIDFYLKKLIKNYKNTPPASKWILRLGAYQILNDFKPYVAVNETVKVAKNRKVRGFVNATLKNLLMKKDEINLPEWIEYSIPKWLYDYMIEVFPEDYVKDFMKKSYSINPLTLRTNTLKITREELFEKLNDDYDVELSSHSPLGIIVKNPKSPIEVSEFYKSGLFYIQHESSQIIPLILNPDPGEKVLDMCSAPGGKTTELAQIMKNSGEIMALDIDIDRLELVKNNAKRLGINIIQTKLISGIEYNDEKYDKILIDAPCTSLGTSSIHPEVLHRVSKKDFNTYSDIQKQLLDNAINNLIKENGTIVYSTCTISREENTLNMKHISEKYSNVEFEEIDLGKFGIKSYFDGFGYYFYPDETLIPFYVAKIKIN; encoded by the coding sequence ATGGTAAGGAAAGATGCTTATTTGTTGTTAAGAGAATTTGATAAGAAACATTATATTCCTCAAAAATCATTCGAATATTTTAATGAAATATATTCTAATCAGGATATGGCTTTATTAAAAAATTTGGTATGGGGAACTATTAGAAACCTAGTAAAAATAGATTTTTATTTAAAAAAATTAATTAAAAATTATAAAAATACTCCTCCTGCTTCAAAATGGATTCTCAGATTGGGAGCTTATCAAATTCTTAATGACTTTAAACCTTATGTTGCTGTCAATGAAACCGTGAAAGTAGCAAAAAACAGAAAAGTTAGAGGTTTTGTTAATGCTACTTTGAAAAATCTTTTAATGAAAAAAGATGAGATTAATTTACCTGAGTGGATCGAATATTCTATACCAAAATGGTTATATGATTATATGATTGAAGTTTTTCCAGAAGATTATGTTAAAGATTTTATGAAAAAAAGTTATTCAATTAATCCTCTCACTTTAAGAACAAATACATTAAAAATCACAAGAGAAGAGTTGTTTGAGAAACTAAATGACGATTACGATGTAGAACTTTCATCACATTCTCCTTTAGGAATTATTGTAAAAAATCCAAAATCTCCTATAGAAGTTAGTGAGTTTTATAAAAGTGGATTATTTTATATACAACATGAAAGTTCTCAGATAATTCCTTTAATTTTAAATCCTGATCCTGGAGAAAAGGTTTTGGATATGTGTTCTGCACCTGGTGGGAAGACCACTGAATTAGCCCAAATAATGAAAAATAGTGGAGAAATTATGGCTCTGGATATAGATATCGATAGATTGGAATTAGTAAAAAATAACGCTAAAAGATTGGGAATAAATATTATACAAACAAAATTAATTTCTGGAATTGAATATAATGACGAAAAATATGATAAAATACTAATTGATGCCCCTTGCACATCATTAGGAACATCATCAATACACCCTGAAGTATTGCATAGAGTATCTAAAAAAGATTTTAATACTTACTCTGATATTCAGAAACAATTATTAGATAATGCTATTAATAATTTAATAAAAGAGAATGGAACTATTGTCTATTCTACATGTACTATTTCCAGAGAAGAAAATACCTTAAATATGAAGCATATTTCTGAAAAATATTCAAACGTTGAGTTTGAAGAAATAGATTTAGGAAAATTTGGAATTAAAAGTTACTTTGATGGTTTTGGATATTATTTTTATCCTGATGAAACGTTAATTCCTTTTTATGTGGCAAAAATAAAAATTAATTAA
- a CDS encoding type III PLP-dependent enzyme has protein sequence MEVNDLIRKAAQKLETPFLVLDIDQVKKNYIRLKESMKNVEIFYAVKANSHIEILKALIDLGSSFDVASVGEINKLLSLGVSPKKMSFGNPIKKEKDIAYAWDVGIEYFSVDSEMEVEKVARNAPGSKVYARIATSSSDSDWPLSGKFGTDIDHVITILNWANRHGLKPYGVSFHVGSQSYNKYKWQQAILEASVVFNKLSKNGIELKMLNLGGGIPVQHTKPIPTVEEIGKVVDDSIKEYLWKHKNLMIVTEPGRSMVGDAGILVSKVILKSRKGSKKWIYLDVGVFHGLMETIENFQYEIQVEGKNYDNTDVFTLAGPTCDSVDTIYEDHILPADIDYNDIVYFINAGAYTVEYAAHFNGIEPPKVYTMDELKEILNYND, from the coding sequence ATGGAAGTTAATGATTTAATTAGGAAAGCCGCTCAAAAATTAGAAACTCCATTTTTAGTATTGGATATTGATCAGGTCAAAAAAAATTATATCAGATTGAAAGAATCGATGAAAAATGTTGAGATTTTTTATGCTGTAAAAGCTAATTCTCATATTGAAATTTTAAAAGCATTAATAGATTTAGGGTCATCTTTTGACGTAGCTTCTGTTGGGGAAATTAATAAATTATTATCTTTAGGAGTTAGCCCTAAAAAAATGAGCTTTGGTAATCCAATAAAAAAAGAAAAAGATATAGCTTATGCATGGGATGTTGGTATTGAGTATTTTTCTGTAGACAGTGAAATGGAAGTTGAAAAAGTTGCAAGAAATGCTCCCGGCTCAAAAGTATATGCAAGAATAGCCACCAGTTCGTCTGATAGTGACTGGCCTTTATCTGGAAAATTTGGAACTGACATAGATCATGTTATAACTATTTTAAATTGGGCAAATAGACACGGTTTAAAACCTTATGGAGTAAGTTTTCATGTTGGATCGCAATCATATAATAAATATAAATGGCAACAAGCTATTCTTGAAGCAAGTGTTGTGTTTAATAAACTTTCAAAGAACGGTATTGAATTAAAAATGCTCAATCTTGGAGGAGGAATACCTGTCCAACACACCAAACCAATTCCAACCGTTGAAGAAATTGGAAAAGTAGTAGATGATTCTATTAAAGAATATCTATGGAAACATAAAAACTTAATGATTGTTACAGAACCAGGAAGATCTATGGTTGGAGATGCCGGGATACTCGTTTCAAAGGTTATTTTAAAAAGCCGTAAAGGATCAAAAAAATGGATTTATCTGGACGTTGGTGTGTTCCATGGTTTAATGGAAACAATAGAGAATTTTCAATATGAAATTCAAGTTGAAGGAAAAAATTATGATAATACTGATGTTTTTACTTTAGCAGGTCCAACATGTGATAGCGTTGATACTATTTATGAAGACCATATTTTGCCTGCTGATATTGATTATAATGATATTGTTTATTTTATTAATGCTGGTGCATATACGGTTGAATATGCAGCTCATTTCAACGGTATAGAACCTCCAAAGGTATATACTATGGATGAATTAAAAGAAATTTTAAATTATAATGATTAA
- a CDS encoding lipoate--protein ligase family protein: protein MIRLIVDTYHMGSWNMACDLAIAKHVGKGYQPTTIRLYGWSLPTLSLGRFQKMEDIDLDFLRNNNIDIVRRPTGGRAVLHHKEITYLFSASTNHPLLPKSVIGSYKVIAEALIKSLNYLNIQCDVEKNKNKHLNTPACYDAPSIYEITIDKKKFIGSAQYRNEYYILQHGAIPIEFPLKNYVNSFKLDKDKKEKLFNHLKNKVIDIKSVLNRTISFEELAEALKVGFYEVFNEEVVIGELSDSEYDLTKKIVEKFDIDIENL from the coding sequence ATGATACGTCTAATTGTTGATACATATCATATGGGATCATGGAATATGGCATGTGATTTAGCAATAGCAAAGCATGTTGGAAAGGGATATCAACCAACTACTATTAGATTATATGGATGGAGTTTACCAACATTGTCTTTAGGAAGATTTCAAAAAATGGAAGACATCGATTTAGATTTTTTAAGAAATAACAACATTGATATAGTCAGAAGGCCTACTGGAGGAAGAGCTGTATTACATCATAAAGAAATTACGTATTTATTTTCTGCATCTACAAATCATCCATTACTTCCCAAAAGCGTAATTGGAAGTTATAAAGTTATTGCTGAAGCATTAATAAAAAGTCTGAATTATCTAAATATTCAATGTGATGTGGAAAAGAATAAAAATAAGCATTTAAACACTCCTGCATGCTATGATGCACCGTCTATATATGAAATTACAATAGACAAAAAAAAGTTTATTGGAAGTGCCCAATATAGAAATGAATATTATATTTTGCAACATGGTGCTATACCAATAGAGTTCCCGCTAAAAAATTATGTTAATAGCTTCAAATTAGACAAAGATAAAAAAGAAAAATTATTTAATCATCTTAAAAATAAAGTTATTGATATAAAATCTGTTTTAAATAGAACAATTTCTTTCGAAGAATTGGCTGAAGCATTAAAAGTTGGTTTTTATGAAGTTTTTAATGAAGAAGTTGTTATTGGAGAACTTTCTGATTCAGAATATGATTTAACAAAGAAAATTGTTGAAAAATTTGATATTGATATTGAAAACTTATAA
- the rsmG gene encoding 16S rRNA (guanine(527)-N(7))-methyltransferase RsmG: MNFLLRLLEKYEFFLNENSYNQLNRFIELIINYPVNLTAIKDFEEASKSLVIDSIYPFMKFINLKNNASFLDIGTGGGIPGIPLSIIFPEVNFTLLDSIEKKIKAVNFFLKELGLKNVIPVNERVEIFSKKNLEQFDYVTAKAVSRSDVLLEYAAPLLKINGLLFLYKGPTYRSEEREYLKKAMEKIYFEIIEEHYYELFGKERHFIVLKKTGKTPSSFPRKVGMALKKPLGGI; the protein is encoded by the coding sequence ATGAATTTTTTATTGAGACTTCTTGAAAAATATGAATTTTTTTTGAACGAAAATTCATATAATCAATTAAATAGATTTATTGAGTTAATAATAAATTACCCAGTTAACTTAACAGCAATAAAAGATTTTGAAGAAGCTTCAAAATCCCTGGTTATAGATAGTATTTATCCATTTATGAAATTCATAAATTTAAAAAATAATGCAAGTTTTTTAGATATTGGGACTGGTGGTGGTATACCAGGAATACCTTTATCAATTATTTTTCCTGAAGTAAATTTTACTCTATTAGATAGCATTGAAAAAAAAATAAAAGCTGTTAATTTTTTCTTAAAAGAATTAGGCTTAAAAAATGTTATTCCAGTTAATGAGCGGGTAGAAATTTTTTCAAAGAAAAATTTAGAACAGTTTGATTATGTTACTGCAAAAGCAGTTTCGAGAAGTGATGTATTATTAGAATATGCTGCTCCATTATTGAAGATAAACGGTCTATTGTTTTTATATAAAGGTCCTACTTATCGTTCAGAAGAAAGAGAGTACTTAAAAAAAGCTATGGAAAAAATCTATTTTGAAATCATCGAAGAACATTATTATGAACTATTTGGAAAAGAAAGACATTTTATTGTATTAAAGAAAACTGGAAAAACTCCTTCAAGTTTTCCAAGAAAAGTTGGAATGGCTTTAAAAAAACCATTGGGAGGTATTTGA
- the lepB gene encoding signal peptidase I — protein MSNNLKNKIKKETYEWINALIYAVIFGTIIRLFVFETMMVPTPSMVPTIQVLDRLFIEKITYDYNKPKVGDIIVFWTPFVDKTAQKQLGAFDKFMDLFAPKEFDGHVKYVKRLVGTPGDTLELIPDSKIWDRIKNDKNFKTPYWLQKVIDYYGDVDKLPSSVKNSVAQLYVNGKIPKGFEDKYYYIDGIFASKDYYKFMAYPEKYSSDIYRTYNEIRKPMFDLGAFRYYNKNLDYTKYYEKYLAKLDVDKIFIEENGRVKIVLPKGFYFFMGDNTTESFDSRYFGIVPERNIIGRPFLRIWPYNRFGSVK, from the coding sequence TTGTCTAATAACCTAAAAAACAAAATAAAAAAAGAAACTTACGAATGGATCAACGCCCTTATATATGCTGTTATATTTGGTACTATAATAAGGCTTTTTGTTTTCGAAACAATGATGGTTCCAACACCTTCAATGGTGCCTACCATACAGGTGTTGGACCGTTTGTTCATTGAAAAAATAACATATGATTACAATAAACCAAAAGTAGGAGATATAATAGTATTTTGGACACCTTTTGTTGATAAAACTGCCCAAAAACAGCTTGGGGCATTTGATAAATTTATGGATTTATTTGCACCAAAAGAATTTGATGGACATGTAAAATATGTAAAAAGATTGGTTGGTACTCCAGGAGATACTCTAGAATTAATACCAGATAGCAAAATTTGGGATAGAATTAAAAATGATAAAAATTTCAAAACACCATATTGGCTTCAAAAAGTAATAGACTATTATGGTGATGTTGATAAGTTACCTTCTAGTGTAAAGAATTCCGTAGCTCAACTTTATGTAAACGGAAAAATTCCTAAAGGATTTGAAGATAAGTATTATTATATTGATGGGATATTTGCTTCAAAAGACTATTATAAGTTTATGGCTTATCCAGAAAAATATAGCAGTGATATTTATAGAACTTATAATGAAATTAGAAAACCTATGTTTGATTTAGGGGCTTTTAGATATTATAATAAAAATCTCGACTATACAAAATATTATGAAAAATATTTAGCAAAACTTGATGTGGATAAAATTTTTATAGAAGAAAATGGAAGAGTAAAGATTGTTTTGCCTAAAGGATTCTACTTCTTTATGGGTGATAATACTACTGAAAGTTTTGATAGTAGATATTTTGGTATTGTCCCTGAAAGAAATATTATAGGAAGACCATTTTTAAGAATTTGGCCATATAACAGATTCGGTTCTGTAAAATAA
- the rplS gene encoding 50S ribosomal protein L19: MDQYIRAIEKEYMREDIPEFRPGDTVRVYVKVVEGGRERVQAYEGIVIKIRGGGLGKTFTVRRIGANGIGVERIFPVHSPSIEKIQVVRKGKVRRAKLYYLRNVRGKIKIKERRD, encoded by the coding sequence ATGGATCAATACATTAGAGCCATTGAAAAAGAGTATATGAGAGAAGACATTCCAGAATTTAGACCTGGTGATACAGTAAGAGTTTATGTTAAAGTTGTTGAAGGTGGAAGAGAAAGAGTACAAGCTTATGAAGGTATCGTTATAAAAATAAGAGGTGGTGGATTAGGAAAAACTTTTACAGTTAGAAGAATTGGAGCTAATGGTATAGGTGTTGAAAGAATATTCCCTGTACACTCACCATCTATTGAAAAAATCCAGGTTGTTAGAAAAGGTAAAGTAAGAAGAGCTAAACTTTACTATTTAAGAAATGTAAGAGGTAAAATTAAGATCAAGGAGAGAAGGGACTGA
- a CDS encoding RNA methyltransferase, with protein MRNNVYLALIHYPILGREGQIISTAITNLDIHDISRSSRTYDIKNYYIVSNLPAQQQIVKNVLKYWTEGFGKEYNPNRHDALSIAKLKPYLEDVIEDIEKIEGKKPKLIFTSAKIRERTKTFEEISKIIVENDDPHLILFGTGWGMPEEIRLICDYELEPIRGNAEFNHLSVRAAVAITLDRLFGEK; from the coding sequence ATGAGAAATAATGTTTATTTAGCTTTGATTCATTATCCAATATTAGGTAGAGAAGGACAGATTATTTCAACTGCTATAACAAATTTAGATATTCATGATATATCTAGATCATCGAGAACATATGATATAAAAAATTATTATATTGTTTCAAACCTCCCTGCTCAACAACAAATAGTAAAAAATGTGTTGAAATATTGGACTGAAGGTTTTGGAAAAGAATATAATCCTAATAGGCATGATGCTTTATCTATAGCAAAATTAAAACCTTATCTTGAAGATGTTATAGAAGATATTGAAAAAATAGAAGGTAAAAAACCTAAATTAATTTTTACTTCTGCTAAAATCAGAGAAAGAACTAAAACTTTTGAAGAAATTAGTAAAATAATTGTAGAAAATGATGATCCACATTTAATTTTATTTGGAACAGGATGGGGAATGCCTGAAGAAATTAGATTAATATGTGATTATGAGTTAGAACCTATCAGAGGAAATGCAGAATTTAATCATTTATCAGTTAGAGCTGCCGTTGCCATTACATTGGATAGGTTATTTGGAGAAAAATAA
- the trmD gene encoding tRNA (guanosine(37)-N1)-methyltransferase TrmD: MKMTPKIEIDVVTIFPEMFEAITKYGVLSRAIKENIVAFKAHNLRDYTRDKHRVTDLYAYGGGPGMVMKPEPFFDFYDYYIEKKEKKPYVIMPSPQGKPFDSTDAERLAKKRNIVFFCGRYEGIDERVMNLVDEEFSIGDFVVTGGELPSMLMIDALCRFVPGVVGDINSVKNDSFYNQLLDHPHYTKPREFRGMKVPEVLLSGNHKKIEEYRKKESILRTILKRPDLFIKHDLDEMEKKVIVNIIRELILNEK; the protein is encoded by the coding sequence ATGAAGATGACACCGAAGATAGAGATTGATGTAGTAACAATATTCCCTGAAATGTTTGAAGCTATAACGAAATATGGCGTTTTATCAAGAGCTATCAAAGAAAATATAGTTGCATTTAAAGCACATAATTTAAGAGATTACACCAGAGATAAACATAGGGTTACAGACCTATATGCATATGGTGGCGGCCCAGGGATGGTAATGAAACCTGAACCTTTTTTCGATTTTTATGATTATTATATCGAGAAAAAAGAAAAAAAACCTTATGTGATTATGCCATCTCCACAAGGAAAGCCTTTTGATTCTACAGATGCAGAAAGATTAGCAAAAAAAAGAAATATCGTATTTTTTTGCGGAAGATACGAAGGCATTGATGAAAGAGTTATGAATTTAGTTGATGAAGAATTCTCAATAGGTGACTTTGTAGTGACTGGTGGGGAATTACCTTCTATGTTAATGATTGATGCTTTATGTAGATTTGTCCCTGGAGTAGTTGGTGATATAAACAGTGTAAAAAACGATTCATTTTATAATCAATTACTTGATCACCCACATTATACAAAACCCAGAGAATTTAGAGGGATGAAAGTTCCAGAGGTTTTATTAAGTGGAAATCACAAAAAAATTGAAGAATATAGAAAAAAAGAAAGTATATTAAGAACTATCTTGAAACGTCCAGATTTATTTATCAAACATGATCTGGATGAAATGGAGAAAAAGGTTATTGTTAATATAATCAGGGAGCTGATTTTAAATGAGAAATAA
- the rimM gene encoding ribosome maturation factor RimM (Essential for efficient processing of 16S rRNA) — MKRLDDLLKDRVAIGKISNTHGLNGELKLFPFTNEKKVFNNLIDVLLYNPKTKRFLYAKFDSIRKANKIYIVKIYGVENISSAQRYKDFVVYVSKDVLPELDNSEFYYFQLLEKKVFYEDGTYIGKIVDILETGSNDVLIIEKEIDRFNKSEILYPLIKENIIKFNKEEEDIVVKRLEWYEDDTEDRD, encoded by the coding sequence ATGAAGAGGTTAGATGACCTCTTGAAAGATAGAGTAGCGATAGGGAAAATTTCTAATACTCATGGTTTAAATGGAGAATTGAAACTTTTTCCTTTTACAAACGAAAAAAAAGTTTTTAATAATTTAATAGATGTATTGCTTTATAATCCTAAAACAAAAAGATTCTTATATGCTAAATTTGATTCTATAAGAAAAGCAAATAAAATATATATTGTAAAAATATACGGTGTTGAAAACATATCCTCCGCACAAAGATATAAAGATTTTGTTGTTTATGTATCAAAAGATGTTCTTCCAGAATTAGATAATTCAGAATTCTATTATTTTCAATTACTGGAAAAAAAGGTTTTCTATGAGGATGGTACATACATTGGAAAAATAGTAGATATTTTAGAAACAGGATCAAACGATGTATTAATCATCGAAAAAGAAATAGATAGATTTAATAAATCTGAAATTCTTTATCCTCTTATAAAAGAAAATATTATTAAGTTTAATAAAGAAGAAGAAGACATAGTTGTTAAGAGATTGGAATGGTATGAAGATGACACCGAAGATAGAGATTGA